The nucleotide window CCTGCAGCCGCCGGTCTGCAGAAATCTCTTCCATTCTGGAAGAACGTATACTTGGTTCAGCTCCAAAGGtaataaaaagataataattATGTTACTGATTAAAAACACATTAAACAATGTAGAGATACATTATTAATTGATTTTAGAAAGTGTTATGTAATATTGAGTGACATGTTAGTGTATATGTTATCTGAATGTATTTCATTAatttgatatttatatttaatgaaattataGACCAATCTTGAAGAAACTGGTAGGGTACTCAGCATTGGTGATGGTATTGCTCGTGTCTATGggctaaaaaatattcaagcaGATGAGATGGTAGAATTTAGTTCAGGGTTAAAGGGTATGGCTCTGAACTTGGAACCTGATAATGTTGGTGTTGTCGTATTTGGTAATGACAGGCACATTAAGGAAGGAGACATAGTCAAACGTACTGGAGCCATTGTGGACGTACCAGTCGGTGAAGAATTATTGGGGCGTGTTGTAGACGCGTTAGGTAATCCTATCGATGGTAAAGGACCTCTTAACAACAAATTGAGATTCCGTATTGGTACCAAAGCACCCGGTATCATCCCCaggtatttattttttaatacataaGCTTTAATGCATATTTTTTACAAGATATATCTCATTATGTATTTCTTTATAGGGTGTCTGTAAGAGAACCTATGCAAACTGGAATCAAAGCTGTAGATTCTCTGGTACCCATTGGTCGTGGTCAGCGTGAGTTGATCATTGGTGACAGACAGACTGGAAAAACCGCGCTTGCCATTGATACTATTATTAATCAAAAAAGATTCAACGATGCAGGAGATGAAAAGAAGAAATTGTACTGTATCTATGTTGCCATTGGTCAGAAGAGATCTACTGTAGCTCAAATTGTGAAACGTTTGACAGACAGTGCAGCCATCAGTTACACCATCATTGTCTCTGCAACTGCTTCCGATGCAGCTCCTTTGCAGTATTTGGCTCCTTATTCTGGGTGTGCTATGGGAGAATTCTTTAGGTACTATTATTTTGCAGAAACTTTTATAAGAACAGACAAAAACATATCTGATTAAGAATACAATTTTTAGTATAAAATACATTACTACAATTTTGTATTCTGCAGAGATAACGGCAAACATGCTTTGATCATTTACGACGACTTGTCGAAGCAAGCTGTAGCCTACCGACAAATGTCTTTGCTGTTGAGACGACCACCAGGTCGTGAGGCCTACCCTGGTGATGTATTCTACCTCCATTCCCGTCTTCTTGAACGAGCGGCTAAAATGAACGAGACTCTGGGAGGTGGTTCATTAACTGCCCTGCCCGTCATTGAAACCCAGGCTGGTGATGTGTCCGCCTACATTCCCACGAATGTCATTTCGATCACTGACGGTCAGATCTTCTTGGAAACTGAATTATTCTACAAAGGTATTCGTCCCGCCATTAACGTAGGTTTGTCGGTGTCCCGTGTCGGATCTGCTGCCCAGACTAAGGCCATGAAACAGGTAATTTGCTACATATGCGACAAGGATTGTGTAAATATCTTTATCATTGGTTGAATTTTGCATCATAGGTCGCTGGTTCGATGAAACTGGAATTGGCCCAGTACCGTGAAGTAGCAGCTTTCGCCCAATTCGGTTCTGATTTGGATGCTGCAACCCAACAACTTTTGAACCGTGGTGTTAGGTTAACAGAGCTTTTGAAACAAGGACAATATGgtaagatttttaaaaaataatacaataaattctcccaaattgtcccccaccttggaaacaaaaatgaataacttGGGAAAAgcagattattcgagccgtgagGCTGGggacaagctgagggacaattttagagaatttactgtattttacatTTTAAAGGCCAAGGACGGTTTTCGAAGAGTTATGCTATGTAATAAAGTTAAAAGaagtattataaaaatgaataacaacgtgcatataaactataatacttTTTCAGTACCCATGGCTATCGAAGAACAAGTAGCTGTTATCTACTGTGGTGTTCGTGGATACCTTGACAAAATGGAACCCACAAAAATTACTGCCTTTGAAAAAGAATTCCTTGCGCACATCAGGTAACTACTTAGAAGCAGGTTTTATATTCACCTTTATTTAAATGCAACATTAATTTAACATTCTAATATTTCAGATCTTCCCAACGGGACCTCTTAGACACCATTGCCAAGGAAAATACCATTAGCGAAGCATCTGACGCGAAAATGAAGAAAATCGTGACTGATTTCCTTGCATCGTTCTCGCAATAAATTgtcagtataaataaataatatttctctGCTATGCAAGAGCCATGTGCAAATGATATTCATTATCATGTTAGTTTTTAATGTATACCACTTGcacattataaatattattacgaAGAAAGAATTCCACAATCGAACGCTGAACACGATAGTCTTACACAAATACTTGTACTCATTACATGTTGATCGTTATAAAGTATCATAATTGGTTATTGCCAACGTTTGCTTCTCCCGGACGAAAATTTCATTCATAGCAGAAGCGGGAGGAGTGTCAGAGAGAGATGAGTAATAAAGTTCTAGAATTTTTTCAAATCTGTGTTGTTTATTTTCCTTAACATAAAGATACTATGCTCCTTTGTACACTAAAATATATTTCTACCCACATATGCAATTCTTTCATACAGTTACAAATACAACTTTTAAGATCTTCCAATTTATCAAATTGAACGTTTTTGTTGGTTCCTAGAGAATAATGTTACTATATAGATTTCAACTCCTCATCGAAATTGACTTTGACTTTATGCATCTTGCGTTTATCTACTTGTATCTGCTTGAACACTTTTATGACTTGTCCTGCGCCAATTGTTCGTTTATTTTCACGAACGGTAAAGAATTGACCTTCTGTTACTGGCATACAAAACATTGATGTCAATCTAGCAGTTGTGATTTCTCCTGGCATTAATATATCAACTCCTCCTGGTAATAAAAAGTCAAAACGACAGTATGTGTTCCATGTTGAGCAGAAAATCATTGTACAAAATCCATTACGCTACAAAGATGAGATACAAATTACACAGGTCGAAAATATATTTACATTGCATAGCATTTAAAAATGCATACCGGTAATGAGTGCTGACGTCCACCTTCTTGCGGAGACAATAAGtaaaagtttgcttcaaaatgaTTAGATATACTTAAACTATTACTTGCACATAATATCATTCCTCTGCGTAcagaatttaatttaataccTCTTATTAAGGTACCAACGTTCTCACCAGCACATGCTTCTGGCACGCTTTTCTGAAAAatctaaaaaaatatttaaaaattaatgaaaaaattgGTTTTGCTAATAACTACATAAATAGATTAAAtgtacatattaatatatatctaAATTGATACCTGAATATccgaaatagaagtcttctgCTTCTCATCAAAACCCAATAAATCTGCTGCCATACCTTTTTTTATAGTACCCTTTGTCAATGTTCCTATTACAACTGTACCTCTGCCTGGTACAgtgaaaatattatcgataggCAACATAAAAGGAGATGTGTAATCTCTTTTTACAGTTGGGATATGATCATCTAAAGTATCCAATAACAATTGTATAGAAGGAACTCCGATTTTCGATTTATCTCCATTCAAAGCAAGCAAAGCTGAACCACGAATAAATGGTGTCATTGTACCATTGTATCCATATTGACTTAGTAATTCTCTAACTTCTATCTCCACAAGATCACCGATTTCATCGTCTGCTAAATCAatctataaattattttttttatacattATAGATATAGTCTATTGCGATGAGGAGGCAGCTTCACTTTCAGGTAATTTGAGTAAACTGACAAaaagtaaataaacaattaaatacTGTCTCAATACTGTGCTATTATTTTGTGGTCACTTaatatttgtattaataaattttgtattttactACACTCTTCTCACtgctataataaatataagttaaatatTGGAGTTGCCACATTTTACTGTTGAAAACTTTTCATATATCTCTGTCTTaccttatttatatatacaataatatgttTAATTCCAATGCTTTTGATTAATAATAGATGTTCCTTGGTTTGTGGCATAGGACCATCGTCAGCAGCAACTATCATAATTGCACCATCCATCTGGGATGCTCCGCTGagcatatttttaatataatcagCATGACCTGGACAATCTGTATGAGCATACTGTCTCTTCTTAGTCTTATATCCAATATGAGCAATATTTATAGTAATGCCACGTTTCTTTTCTTCGGGTGCTTTGTCAATCTCATCGTATGGTACATATTTACAATCTTTGTTTATTTCCGATAAATATTTTGTTATGGCAGCTGTTAGTGTTGTTTTACCATGATCTACATGTCCTATTGTGCCTATATTACAAATCTCCTGTTTTAGAGAATTATCAGTGCTATAATAGCACTGGATATTCTGTTTAATGAATTTTCGTAGATTGCTTTTATATGTTACTCCTACCAATATACTATACTTTCTATATAAGTGTATGATATCTCTTTGAGGTTTTAACAATTTATGAAACATATTTATacgaatattttcttttattacaaTGTTTTATTTCTGCATATTTATCACCAAATAAACCCTTCTTATCAAAGCCATGGAAACCTTTACTGCACACacattactgttattattactgtattCATTCGTTATATAGTCACTATTTCAGGCTCTGTTTATTTTGATCATTATTCTGTTAGTACACAATTATTACATAAAAATGTAACATGTATGCGTTCATTTATATAAAGCcactttataaatattttttgaaaacATTTCTGTCTTAGTTATTCGTTTAACCTATCTTCTTACATATGGGTTAGGTTATCTACGTTTAATTCAAATATCTCTTCATAGAGGGCTATCACCGTATCGAGCAGTTTCTCGCTGGTACTTACAAGTATCTTTTCTATATAAGCTGGCCAATTGAAGCGTTGCATCGTTGGGTTTAATGAGTGGGCGCGAACGTACTTGTAAGGTATAAGTTGCGTTCGTGGTCTATTAATTTAACTTTGACATAGACCTCATCTCTTATGGTATTTAAAATAACCTGAGATTTTTGACGTGGTGAAAGTCGTGTATTTATACATAATTGACACGCTCTGGTTTGTTCACTCTACTTATAGATTAAGAAAAATCGTAAGGGTATTATCGTTAAACCCGTTTTCGTGCATCTTTTTTTTGAGATAATATTTGGTTATTCGCAATAGGGGCATAGCATTGTACAGAAGAACTTATTGcttcaatattatataaaaaaaaaacaaatggcAAAGCTAGAAAAAATAATCAATTGCCTTTTGAGATCTGATTAATCTACCACATTAATTAATTATGTGTTGTGGAATTGTTATCTGCGTTTCTGACATGGTATCGATACAGAAAACTCTCCTGAACAATTCTATGTCCTTGGTTAAATATTTTTTGCCCTATCAATTATGCAGTGTTTTTCAGTGGCCCTGCATTCCGTATATACGGACAGCGGCCACTTGGGTTAATGGCAAATTGCACAAACTGTAAACCAAAATCGATGGTCGGTAATTTGGCTAGTAGTTTGAGCACAGACAAAGTATCATCTATggttattatattttgtttgtGATTAAATTCGTCAAATTATGACCTGTGAAGAATTTTTCGATTAATTTTGAATAAGTGATCAAGCAACAGTAAATCATGTCGCACTGTACATTACCGACCCTCGGTAACAAGAGCGAATTACCACACTGCTTTGAAATAATTAGGTGTCACTCTGTAAACCCATAATACTGTTTTGGCATCAAAATTCATGATATCGATAAACCGAGCAAAAAATTTGGCAAGTTTAGTTACACTGATGCGTATAAGGTGGTGCCTAAATAGGACTGCCAACTAATGTTGTGAATTAATGTAGAAGTATAAAAGAATACAATTCAATTCCTATA belongs to Megalopta genalis isolate 19385.01 chromosome 1, iyMegGena1_principal, whole genome shotgun sequence and includes:
- the blw gene encoding ATP synthase subunit alpha blw, mitochondrial; the protein is MAQLSLRLASSIARQLPNATIQIKWPAVSIASCKYHVSCSRRSAEISSILEERILGSAPKTNLEETGRVLSIGDGIARVYGLKNIQADEMVEFSSGLKGMALNLEPDNVGVVVFGNDRHIKEGDIVKRTGAIVDVPVGEELLGRVVDALGNPIDGKGPLNNKLRFRIGTKAPGIIPRVSVREPMQTGIKAVDSLVPIGRGQRELIIGDRQTGKTALAIDTIINQKRFNDAGDEKKKLYCIYVAIGQKRSTVAQIVKRLTDSAAISYTIIVSATASDAAPLQYLAPYSGCAMGEFFRDNGKHALIIYDDLSKQAVAYRQMSLLLRRPPGREAYPGDVFYLHSRLLERAAKMNETLGGGSLTALPVIETQAGDVSAYIPTNVISITDGQIFLETELFYKGIRPAINVGLSVSRVGSAAQTKAMKQVAGSMKLELAQYREVAAFAQFGSDLDAATQQLLNRGVRLTELLKQGQYVPMAIEEQVAVIYCGVRGYLDKMEPTKITAFEKEFLAHIRSSQRDLLDTIAKENTISEASDAKMKKIVTDFLASFSQ
- the LOC117224303 gene encoding elongation factor Tu; this translates as MFHKLLKPQRDIIHLYRKYSILVGVTYKSNLRKFIKQNIQCYYSTDNSLKQEICNIGTIGHVDHGKTTLTAAITKYLSEINKDCKYVPYDEIDKAPEEKKRGITINIAHIGYKTKKRQYAHTDCPGHADYIKNMLSGASQMDGAIMIVAADDGPMPQTKEHLLLIKSIGIKHIIVYINKIDLADDEIGDLVEIEVRELLSQYGYNGTMTPFIRGSALLALNGDKSKIGVPSIQLLLDTLDDHIPTVKRDYTSPFMLPIDNIFTVPGRGTVVIGTLTKGTIKKGMAADLLGFDEKQKTSISDIQIFQKSVPEACAGENVGTLIRGIKLNSVRRGMILCASNSLSISNHFEANFYLLSPQEGGRQHSLPRNGFCTMIFCSTWNTYCRFDFLLPGGVDILMPGEITTARLTSMFCMPVTEGQFFTVRENKRTIGAGQVIKVFKQIQVDKRKMHKVKVNFDEELKSI